One segment of Kogia breviceps isolate mKogBre1 chromosome 14, mKogBre1 haplotype 1, whole genome shotgun sequence DNA contains the following:
- the TP53INP2 gene encoding tumor protein p53-inducible nuclear protein 2 isoform X3, whose translation MVGRAACRTNDALSLPAPLCPVCVCVCVCVCVPPCCAPSSAWLPLPRRVDSFTAPPSPGTAPAPAGRPPPAPSLMDESWFVTPPACFTAEGPGLGPARLQSSPLEDLLIEHPSMSVYVTGSTIVLEPGPPSPHPDTALPDGDLSDGELAPARREPRALHHAAPLPARAALLEKAGQARRLQRARQRAERHALSAKVVQRQNRARESRPRRPKHQGSFVYQPCQRQFNY comes from the exons ATGGTGGGCCGGGCTGCGTGTCGCACTAACGATGccctttctctccctgccccattgtgtccggtgtgtgtgtgtgtgtgtgtgtgtgtgtgtgtccctcccTGCTGCGCCCCCTCCTCCGCATGGCTCCCCCTCCCGCGCCGCGTAGACAGCTTCACAGCTCCACCCAGCCCCGGGACCGCCCCGGCCCCTGCGGGCCGCCCTCCGCCCGCACCCTCCTTGATGGATGAGAGCTGGTTTGTTACCCCTCCGGCCTGTTTTACTGCAGAAGGGCCTGGCCTCGGGCCTGCCCGCCTCCAGAGCAGCCCCCTGGAGGACCTCCTCATCGAGCACCCCAGCATGTCCGTTTACGTGACCGGCAGCACCATAGTGCTGGAGCCTGGACCTCCTTCCCCGCACCCCGACACCGCCCTGCCAGACGGAGACCTTAGCGACGG GGAGTTGGCGCCTGCTCGCCGTGAACCCCGGGCCCTGCACCACGCTGCCCCTCTGCCGGCGCGGGCCGCACTGCTGGAGAAGGCGGGCCAGGCGCGGCGACTGCAGCGGGCCCGGCAGCGGGCCGAGCGCCACGCTCTGAGCGCCAAGGTGGTGCAACGGCAGAACCGCGCCCGCGAGAGCCGTCCGCGCCGGCCCAAGCACCAGGGCAGCTTTGTCTACCAGCCGTGCCAGCGCCAGTTCAACTACTGA
- the TP53INP2 gene encoding tumor protein p53-inducible nuclear protein 2 isoform X2 translates to MLQRLTSLFFSSPAPPEDPDDCPRAFVSEEDEVDGWLIIDLPEGPGLGPARLQSSPLEDLLIEHPSMSVYVTGSTIVLEPGPPSPHPDTALPDGDLSDGELAPARREPRALHHAAPLPARAALLEKAGQARRLQRARQRAERHALSAKVVQRQNRARESRPRRPKHQGSFVYQPCQRQFNY, encoded by the exons ATGCTCCAGCGCCTCACCAGCCTCTTCTTCAGCTCCCCGGCGCCCCCCGAGGATCCCGACGACTGCCCTCGAGCCTTCGTCTCCGAGGAGGATGAAGTGGATGGCTGGCTCATTATTGACCTGCCGG AAGGGCCTGGCCTCGGGCCTGCCCGCCTCCAGAGCAGCCCCCTGGAGGACCTCCTCATCGAGCACCCCAGCATGTCCGTTTACGTGACCGGCAGCACCATAGTGCTGGAGCCTGGACCTCCTTCCCCGCACCCCGACACCGCCCTGCCAGACGGAGACCTTAGCGACGG GGAGTTGGCGCCTGCTCGCCGTGAACCCCGGGCCCTGCACCACGCTGCCCCTCTGCCGGCGCGGGCCGCACTGCTGGAGAAGGCGGGCCAGGCGCGGCGACTGCAGCGGGCCCGGCAGCGGGCCGAGCGCCACGCTCTGAGCGCCAAGGTGGTGCAACGGCAGAACCGCGCCCGCGAGAGCCGTCCGCGCCGGCCCAAGCACCAGGGCAGCTTTGTCTACCAGCCGTGCCAGCGCCAGTTCAACTACTGA
- the TP53INP2 gene encoding tumor protein p53-inducible nuclear protein 2 isoform X1 translates to MLQRLTSLFFSSPAPPEDPDDCPRAFVSEEDEVDGWLIIDLPDSFTAPPSPGTAPAPAGRPPPAPSLMDESWFVTPPACFTAEGPGLGPARLQSSPLEDLLIEHPSMSVYVTGSTIVLEPGPPSPHPDTALPDGDLSDGELAPARREPRALHHAAPLPARAALLEKAGQARRLQRARQRAERHALSAKVVQRQNRARESRPRRPKHQGSFVYQPCQRQFNY, encoded by the exons ATGCTCCAGCGCCTCACCAGCCTCTTCTTCAGCTCCCCGGCGCCCCCCGAGGATCCCGACGACTGCCCTCGAGCCTTCGTCTCCGAGGAGGATGAAGTGGATGGCTGGCTCATTATTGACCTGCCGG ACAGCTTCACAGCTCCACCCAGCCCCGGGACCGCCCCGGCCCCTGCGGGCCGCCCTCCGCCCGCACCCTCCTTGATGGATGAGAGCTGGTTTGTTACCCCTCCGGCCTGTTTTACTGCAGAAGGGCCTGGCCTCGGGCCTGCCCGCCTCCAGAGCAGCCCCCTGGAGGACCTCCTCATCGAGCACCCCAGCATGTCCGTTTACGTGACCGGCAGCACCATAGTGCTGGAGCCTGGACCTCCTTCCCCGCACCCCGACACCGCCCTGCCAGACGGAGACCTTAGCGACGG GGAGTTGGCGCCTGCTCGCCGTGAACCCCGGGCCCTGCACCACGCTGCCCCTCTGCCGGCGCGGGCCGCACTGCTGGAGAAGGCGGGCCAGGCGCGGCGACTGCAGCGGGCCCGGCAGCGGGCCGAGCGCCACGCTCTGAGCGCCAAGGTGGTGCAACGGCAGAACCGCGCCCGCGAGAGCCGTCCGCGCCGGCCCAAGCACCAGGGCAGCTTTGTCTACCAGCCGTGCCAGCGCCAGTTCAACTACTGA